CGCCAGAAAGAACGATGTTCTGATACAGCATTTTTCGGAGATCCATATCTGATTTCTGGATAGAATACATGAGCACTTCGTGAATGCCTTCACATTCCTCGCCTAACATGTGCGGTCGGAACAAAACTTCCGGTGCTCGATACCGTGCCGGGCCAATCTCAAGCACATTTCCATCTGGAAGTGTGAACTTGACCTTTTCCGAATCAACGCTTTCCTCCTTTTGGGGAATCGTTGACAGATAGCAgactttttctttgatttgtcgAACAATTTCGAACTCAGCAGTTGTGCGGAAGTTAAAGCCCTCCTTACGGATGAGCGTTCTGAGGTAGCGAGTTACATCTCGACCAGCGATATCCACACGCATAATGCTGTGTGGCATTGCGAAACCTTCATAAATGGGAACGGCATGAGTAACACCGTCTCCAGAATCTAACACCACACCTGTCACACGACCGGTGGCGTACAGACTTAGGACAGCCTGCATCGAAACAAACAAAGCCGGTACATTGAaggtttcgaaaaatatttcggCTGCTTTCTCTCTATTTTTTCTCGGATTCAACGGGGCTTCCGTCAGAAGAACTGGATGCTCCTCGACGAACGTGGAAAGTTCATCTTTGCTGTAGATGTACGTCCAGATCTTTTCCATGTCGTTCCAATCGGTAATGATACCGTGTTCCATGGGATAACGGATGCTCAGCAGACCGCGATAGTCCTCAGCTTTAGGTCCCACAAACACATCCCCTTCCAATGCACCGGCCATAACGCGAACATGTTTCGGACGACCCATGCtgcaaaataataatattaattttaccaTCAAAGCAACCGCGCAATGCAAACGCACAAGTGGAATACTTACTAGTTCGGAAAGCGACATTTAGGTATGTGATCCCCGGCAAAACCGGCCTTTATCATCCCCGACCCCTGGAAATAAGGGAAAAAACGACATTAATAAAAACAATGTCAATCGATCATACTAAAATTCGTCGTCAAATTTGCCGGGTACCACCCAAGGAAGGTAACTTTACGG
This sequence is a window from Uranotaenia lowii strain MFRU-FL chromosome 3, ASM2978415v1, whole genome shotgun sequence. Protein-coding genes within it:
- the LOC129755894 gene encoding actin-related protein 1, giving the protein MEPYDVIFNQPVVIDNGSGMIKAGFAGDHIPKCRFPNYMGRPKHVRVMAGALEGDVFVGPKAEDYRGLLSIRYPMEHGIITDWNDMEKIWTYIYSKDELSTFVEEHPVLLTEAPLNPRKNREKAAEIFFETFNVPALFVSMQAVLSLYATGRVTGVVLDSGDGVTHAVPIYEGFAMPHSIMRVDIAGRDVTRYLRTLIRKEGFNFRTTAEFEIVRQIKEKVCYLSTIPQKEESVDSEKVKFTLPDGNVLEIGPARYRAPEVLFRPHMLGEECEGIHEVLMYSIQKSDMDLRKMLYQNIVLSGGSTLFKGFGDRLLSEIRKHVAKDMKIRIAAPQERIYSTWMGGSILASLDTFKKMWVAKREYDEDGQRAVHRKTF